From the Bacillus tuaregi genome, one window contains:
- a CDS encoding ABC transporter permease, whose amino-acid sequence MNQIFTFLGTYGSEMLFKIWEHLYISVIAALLGIVVAVPLGVVLTRMPRAAEAVMGILSIIQTIPSFAILAFFIPILGVGKLPAITALFFYSVLPILRNTYTGVKGVNQNLIEAGRGMGMTGWERVMYVEIPLAIPVIMAGIRMSTVYLIGWATLASYIGAGGLGDYIFSGLNLFLPEFIIAGAVPVTILALLVDLFLGKVEEWVTPKGIRKLQVRA is encoded by the coding sequence ATGAATCAAATATTCACGTTCCTAGGCACCTATGGATCTGAAATGCTATTCAAAATATGGGAGCATTTATATATTTCTGTGATTGCGGCCTTATTAGGGATTGTAGTAGCAGTCCCACTGGGGGTGGTCTTAACAAGAATGCCAAGGGCTGCCGAAGCCGTAATGGGGATATTAAGTATTATCCAAACAATACCGAGCTTTGCCATCCTGGCTTTTTTCATCCCGATCCTAGGTGTAGGCAAGCTTCCGGCCATTACCGCTCTATTTTTCTATTCAGTCCTGCCTATCCTGAGAAACACCTATACAGGTGTAAAAGGAGTAAATCAAAATTTAATTGAAGCTGGACGCGGGATGGGAATGACTGGATGGGAAAGAGTGATGTATGTAGAAATCCCATTAGCTATACCGGTGATTATGGCCGGGATTCGGATGTCCACCGTCTATTTAATTGGCTGGGCAACATTAGCATCCTATATTGGCGCCGGCGGACTCGGTGATTATATCTTCAGCGGCTTGAATTTATTTCTCCCTGAATTCATTATTGCTGGCGCGGTTCCGGTAACCATTCTTGCCTTACTGGTCGATCTTTTTCTAGGAAAAGTAGAGGAGTGGGTAACACCGAAAGGAATCAGAAAGCTGCAGGTAAGAGCGTAG
- a CDS encoding MBL fold metallo-hydrolase, with the protein MMNNTLPIVEVADDIYLLSLPVPLMHQVNCYLFRGENGFTLIDTGVYIKEGIEIWESLMSSGMIIEKVVLTHFHLDHIGFARWFQEKHHIPVYISHLGYQEMKKRREGDYSDWVFSVFEEHDGFRVYRAAIEEQIALETQLSDIYDFEPDGILNPKQMIRIGNESYETIWTPGHSFDHFCFYNQEKKCMVTGDHILEKISPIVLIESRADVNPLMNYFDSLEKVKDYHVEIALPGHGRVMKQINNRIAEIKSGHDYRMKQMIQSLNSGGKTAGQLTEEVYKKGYNKFAYGPIMSTIVRCIYLESIGRLKSKCINGKRIYELTCE; encoded by the coding sequence ATGATGAACAATACATTGCCGATAGTAGAAGTTGCAGACGATATCTATTTATTATCCCTTCCAGTGCCCTTAATGCATCAGGTCAATTGTTATTTATTTCGGGGTGAAAATGGCTTCACACTAATAGATACTGGTGTGTATATAAAAGAAGGAATCGAAATCTGGGAAAGTCTAATGTCATCTGGAATGATCATTGAAAAAGTAGTTTTAACACATTTTCATCTTGATCATATCGGCTTTGCGAGATGGTTTCAGGAAAAGCATCATATCCCTGTTTATATCTCTCATCTAGGATATCAGGAGATGAAAAAAAGGAGAGAAGGAGACTACTCGGATTGGGTTTTTAGCGTATTCGAAGAGCATGATGGGTTTCGGGTATATAGAGCCGCAATAGAAGAACAGATTGCTCTAGAAACCCAATTGAGTGATATTTATGACTTTGAACCTGACGGAATTTTGAATCCTAAGCAAATGATTAGGATTGGAAATGAAAGCTATGAAACCATTTGGACACCGGGACATTCCTTTGACCATTTTTGTTTTTATAACCAAGAAAAAAAGTGTATGGTTACAGGTGATCATATATTGGAGAAAATTTCCCCAATTGTGTTAATCGAGTCACGTGCTGATGTAAACCCCTTAATGAATTACTTCGATTCTTTAGAAAAAGTAAAGGATTATCATGTTGAAATAGCACTTCCAGGACATGGTCGTGTGATGAAACAGATTAATAATAGAATCGCAGAAATAAAATCAGGTCACGACTATCGGATGAAACAAATGATTCAATCACTTAATAGTGGCGGTAAAACAGCAGGTCAGTTGACAGAAGAAGTATACAAGAAAGGGTACAACAAATTTGCGTACGGTCCTATTATGTCCACGATTGTAAGATGTATTTACCTTGAATCCATTGGTCGATTAAAATCAAAATGCATTAACGGTAAAAGAATTTATGAATTGACGTGTGAATAG
- a CDS encoding betaine/proline/choline family ABC transporter ATP-binding protein (Members of the family are the ATP-binding subunit of ABC transporters for substrates such as betaine, L-proline or other amino acids, choline, carnitine, etc. The substrate specificity is best determined from the substrate-binding subunit, rather than this subunit, as it interacts with the permease subunit and not with substrate directly.), which yields MLKFDHVTKIYKGGKKAVDDFTLDIKKGEFICFIGPSGCGKTTIMKMINRLIEPSAGNIYINGENVMDKNPVQLRREIGYVIQQIGLFPHMTIQENITLVLKLLKWPEEKRYTRAKELLSLVDMTSDYLDRYPHELSGGQQQRIGVLRALAADQPLILMDEPFGALDPITRDALQDEFKKLQKKLGKTIVFVTHDMDEAIKLADRIVVLREGQVVQYDTPDEILRNPINEFVEEFIGKERLVQARPNIQTVEQIMNPHPITITGNHSFSEAIQLMKQHRVDSLLVVDEKQVFKGVIDVESIDQNRKKASYVIEVINKEVFTVETGTLVRDTVRKILKKGIKNVPVVDQDHHLVGIVTRTSLVDIVYDSIWGEVE from the coding sequence TTGCTGAAATTTGACCATGTTACAAAAATCTATAAAGGCGGTAAGAAGGCTGTTGATGATTTTACATTAGACATCAAAAAAGGAGAGTTTATCTGCTTTATTGGACCTAGCGGCTGTGGAAAAACAACCATTATGAAGATGATTAACCGTCTTATCGAACCCTCTGCCGGAAATATCTACATAAACGGTGAGAATGTGATGGATAAAAATCCTGTCCAGCTTAGACGGGAGATTGGCTATGTCATCCAACAAATCGGACTATTTCCTCATATGACGATTCAAGAAAACATCACGCTAGTCCTTAAATTGTTAAAATGGCCGGAAGAAAAACGTTATACACGTGCAAAAGAGTTATTATCCTTAGTTGACATGACTTCCGATTATTTAGATCGTTATCCACATGAACTGAGCGGTGGGCAGCAACAGCGGATTGGTGTGCTACGTGCCCTTGCCGCAGATCAGCCCCTTATTCTAATGGACGAGCCCTTTGGCGCTTTAGATCCTATTACTCGCGATGCCTTACAGGATGAATTCAAAAAACTTCAGAAAAAACTAGGAAAAACCATCGTATTTGTTACTCACGATATGGACGAGGCCATTAAATTGGCCGATCGAATTGTCGTCTTAAGAGAGGGACAGGTTGTCCAATATGATACCCCTGATGAAATATTGCGAAATCCCATTAATGAATTTGTCGAAGAATTTATTGGTAAGGAACGCTTAGTACAGGCAAGACCCAATATTCAAACCGTCGAACAAATCATGAACCCCCATCCTATTACCATAACCGGCAACCATTCCTTTTCTGAAGCGATTCAGTTAATGAAGCAGCATCGGGTGGATTCCCTGCTAGTGGTTGATGAAAAGCAAGTGTTTAAAGGGGTAATTGATGTTGAAAGCATCGATCAAAACCGAAAAAAAGCCAGCTATGTCATCGAAGTCATCAACAAGGAGGTTTTTACCGTTGAAACCGGCACATTAGTCCGTGACACGGTGCGAAAGATATTAAAAAAAGGCATAAAAAATGTGCCGGTCGTTGACCAGGATCATCATTTAGTTGGGATTGTGACAAGAACAAGCTTAGTAGACATTGTCTATGATTCTATCTGGGGAGAGGTTGAATAA
- a CDS encoding ABC transporter permease has product MEIIQDLFHYYFQNAGYVWEQFFRQFLMSAYGVLFGAIVGIPVGILIARYNKLSPWVLSLANIIQTIPALAMLAVLMLVMGLGSNTVVFALFLYSLLPIIKNTYTGIRNVDHAILESGKAMGMTKLQILRMVEIPLSISVIMAGLRTALVITIGVSTIGTFIGAGGLGDIIIRGTNVSDGTAIILAGAIPTALMAVIADITMGWVERRLSPIKTGTN; this is encoded by the coding sequence GTGGAAATCATACAGGATTTATTTCACTATTATTTTCAAAATGCAGGCTATGTTTGGGAGCAGTTCTTCCGTCAATTTCTGATGTCGGCTTACGGAGTTTTATTCGGCGCCATTGTCGGAATTCCAGTCGGCATCCTTATTGCCCGATATAACAAATTAAGTCCATGGGTGCTTTCATTAGCTAATATCATTCAAACGATTCCCGCTTTAGCAATGCTGGCGGTCTTAATGCTGGTGATGGGACTTGGTTCCAATACGGTGGTCTTTGCATTATTTCTTTATTCCTTATTACCGATTATTAAAAACACCTACACAGGGATTCGGAACGTGGATCATGCTATTTTGGAATCTGGAAAGGCAATGGGAATGACCAAGCTTCAGATATTACGGATGGTCGAAATCCCTTTATCGATTTCAGTCATCATGGCAGGTCTACGTACGGCGCTTGTGATTACGATTGGTGTGTCTACGATTGGAACGTTTATCGGTGCAGGTGGTCTAGGAGATATTATCATTCGTGGAACGAATGTATCAGATGGAACAGCGATTATCCTAGCAGGGGCCATTCCTACCGCCTTAATGGCCGTTATAGCCGATATCACCATGGGCTGGGTTGAACGCAGGCTCTCGCCGATTAAAACAGGTACGAATTAG
- a CDS encoding acyl-CoA dehydrogenase family protein — protein sequence MDFRLNEDQEAIKIMARDFVNQEMIPVAREYDEKEEFPFHIHDKLREVGLYNLALPEEYGGPGIDKISHALIVEELARGCAGIATSVEANSLASYPILVGGTEEQKKKYFGIIVNGGYSAFALTEPSAGSDVSGLKTTAERVGDEYILNGEKCFITNASYANYYTVLAKLKDSNKFVAFIVDRELEGLNVGPHEKKMGLRSSNTASVTFDDVRVPAENLLGEEGDGFKIFMKALSYARPMVGAQALGIAQGAYEEALRYAKERKQFGKPIANFQGIQFMLADMAMQVEAARLLVHKSVWYVQQGTPNTKASSFAKCYASDIAMKVATDAVQIHGGYGFIREYAVEKYFRDAKIMQIYEGTNQIQRVVIAKDILAD from the coding sequence ATGGATTTTAGATTAAATGAAGATCAAGAAGCAATCAAAATAATGGCACGGGATTTTGTGAATCAAGAAATGATCCCAGTAGCAAGGGAGTACGATGAAAAGGAAGAATTTCCTTTTCACATCCATGACAAACTGAGAGAAGTCGGTTTATATAATTTAGCTCTTCCGGAGGAATATGGCGGACCTGGAATCGATAAGATTTCACATGCTTTAATTGTAGAAGAATTAGCAAGAGGCTGCGCAGGGATTGCGACTTCGGTTGAAGCCAATTCCTTGGCCTCGTATCCCATCCTTGTAGGTGGGACAGAAGAACAAAAGAAAAAGTATTTTGGGATTATTGTCAATGGAGGATACTCAGCCTTTGCTCTTACAGAACCGTCTGCTGGCAGTGACGTTTCTGGTTTGAAAACTACTGCAGAGCGTGTTGGGGATGAATACATTTTAAACGGAGAGAAATGTTTTATTACAAATGCCAGCTATGCGAATTATTATACTGTCTTAGCGAAACTAAAAGACTCCAATAAATTTGTTGCGTTTATCGTTGACCGAGAATTAGAAGGCTTAAATGTCGGTCCGCATGAAAAGAAAATGGGTCTGCGATCCTCCAACACGGCTTCCGTAACCTTTGATGATGTACGTGTTCCCGCAGAGAATCTACTTGGCGAAGAGGGTGATGGCTTTAAAATCTTTATGAAAGCGTTATCCTATGCTCGTCCAATGGTAGGTGCCCAGGCCCTGGGGATTGCACAAGGGGCCTACGAAGAAGCGTTACGTTACGCGAAAGAAAGAAAGCAGTTTGGAAAACCAATTGCCAACTTCCAGGGCATTCAATTTATGCTAGCAGATATGGCCATGCAGGTAGAAGCAGCCCGATTACTCGTTCATAAGTCGGTATGGTATGTACAACAGGGAACACCGAATACAAAGGCTTCATCTTTTGCTAAATGTTATGCTTCAGACATAGCGATGAAAGTAGCAACAGATGCTGTGCAAATTCACGGAGGGTACGGTTTTATTCGCGAATATGCGGTTGAAAAATATTTCCGTGATGCGAAAATTATGCAAATCTATGAAGGCACAAACCAAATTCAACGTGTCGTCATTGCGAAGGATATTCTAGCAGATTAA
- a CDS encoding thiolase family protein, which produces MGKVVITSGARTAVGAFLGGLKTVPVEELAATAIKEALKRSNDLDPKLVDDVVLGHVESSGDAPNLGRNAALLAGLDHVPGYTLNRICGSGIQSIVNATQDILTGNSEIVVAGGAESLSRAPYYLPLEVRYDGFKMGNQELRDANTKFHHNCQPYPQFPIMHMGNTAENVNRKCEISREDQDLFAYNSQMRAKAAVESGRFEREIVPVEIKGRKGVTVIDKDEHPKPHTTLEALAKLRPAFEKDGSVTAGNASGLNDGGAAVVVMSEEKANELGLTPMVEIVDFAVAGLDPSLMGLGPVFAIRKLLEKTGMAKEDIDLYEINEAFAGQMLGCMKELDMYLDSPLYDRLNVNGGAVALGHPLGMSGTRITISLMYELIERKAKYGIASACIGGGMGIALLIKNPNA; this is translated from the coding sequence ATGGGTAAAGTAGTGATTACAAGCGGAGCAAGAACAGCAGTTGGCGCCTTTCTTGGCGGTTTAAAAACAGTTCCGGTAGAAGAATTAGCAGCAACCGCCATCAAAGAAGCATTAAAACGTTCAAATGATCTTGATCCAAAATTAGTGGATGATGTTGTATTAGGACATGTGGAATCCTCAGGTGATGCACCAAACCTTGGTAGAAATGCTGCCTTATTAGCAGGCTTGGACCATGTACCAGGGTATACGCTAAATCGTATTTGTGGTTCTGGAATTCAATCCATTGTCAATGCGACACAGGATATCCTAACAGGGAACTCTGAGATTGTTGTAGCCGGCGGTGCAGAAAGCTTATCCAGAGCTCCTTATTATCTACCATTAGAGGTTCGTTATGATGGGTTTAAAATGGGCAACCAGGAATTAAGGGACGCCAATACAAAGTTCCATCACAATTGCCAGCCATATCCACAATTCCCGATTATGCATATGGGAAATACAGCAGAGAATGTCAATCGGAAATGTGAGATTTCGAGAGAAGATCAGGACCTATTTGCCTACAATAGTCAAATGAGGGCAAAAGCAGCGGTGGAAAGCGGGAGATTTGAAAGAGAGATTGTACCCGTCGAGATTAAAGGGAGAAAAGGTGTTACCGTTATCGATAAAGACGAGCATCCAAAGCCACATACAACATTAGAGGCACTAGCCAAGCTGAGACCAGCATTCGAAAAGGATGGTTCTGTTACGGCAGGAAACGCATCTGGATTAAATGATGGCGGTGCAGCGGTAGTTGTCATGTCAGAGGAAAAAGCAAACGAATTAGGGCTTACTCCAATGGTAGAAATCGTCGATTTCGCGGTAGCTGGCCTTGATCCATCTCTTATGGGACTTGGACCCGTATTTGCCATTCGGAAGCTATTAGAAAAAACAGGAATGGCGAAGGAAGACATTGATTTATATGAAATCAATGAGGCTTTCGCAGGTCAAATGCTTGGCTGCATGAAAGAATTAGACATGTATTTAGATAGCCCATTATATGACAGATTGAACGTAAATGGCGGTGCAGTAGCACTTGGGCACCCACTTGGAATGAGTGGGACGAGAATTACCATTTCCTTAATGTACGAATTAATCGAAAGAAAGGCAAAATACGGGATTGCCAGTGCGTGTATTGGCGGCGGTATGGGAATTGCCCTATTAATTAAAAATCCAAATGCTTAA
- a CDS encoding acyl CoA:acetate/3-ketoacid CoA transferase: protein MSKKISLEQATKLINDGDIVATTASSGLAGLPEELIVGIGERYKAEGSPKNITFVNGSGIGINSEGRGMDHIAHEGLVKRVISGHAGFSHRMSRFISEGKVEGYLFPQGVLTQIWRSTAGNKPGVLTKVGLGTFVDPRIQGAKANSITTEDLIRVVELNGEEWLHYPNIDVKVALIRGTTADENGNITTEHEAANFEILALATAARNNGGIVIAQVENIAKAGALDPKKVRVPGVLVDYIVVSEKPEYHSQTMARYYHPALSGEMRVPLGSIEPVKLNAKKIIARRAAMELSPSSIVNLGVGMPALVSNVAAEEGVSDEMTLTVEFGIFGGVPASGFDFGASYNPEAIINHDAMFDFYDGGGLDAAFLGLAQVDQYGNVNVSQFGPKVVGPGGFINISQSSKKVVFMGQFTVESKEKIENNQMVITNHGKGRKIVNNVEQITFSGEYASKAGIPVLYVTERAVFDVVDGKLRLIEIAPGLDLEEDILAWMDFRPLIDDSLKPMDPSIFQEQWGGLKEIIDEKRRKKVLQTIV from the coding sequence ATGAGTAAAAAGATTTCTCTAGAACAGGCTACTAAACTAATTAATGACGGTGATATTGTTGCTACGACGGCCTCTTCTGGTTTGGCTGGTTTACCTGAGGAGCTAATTGTCGGCATTGGAGAGCGTTATAAAGCTGAAGGAAGTCCGAAAAATATAACCTTTGTTAATGGTTCTGGTATCGGGATTAACTCGGAAGGAAGAGGAATGGACCATATTGCGCACGAAGGTTTAGTAAAACGAGTAATCTCCGGTCATGCCGGCTTTTCTCATCGCATGTCAAGATTTATTTCTGAAGGAAAAGTCGAAGGCTACCTGTTTCCGCAAGGAGTCTTGACACAAATCTGGAGATCCACGGCTGGAAATAAGCCAGGTGTACTTACAAAGGTTGGTTTAGGTACTTTTGTGGATCCTAGAATTCAAGGTGCCAAGGCTAACTCTATAACCACAGAGGATTTAATTCGTGTTGTTGAATTAAATGGTGAAGAATGGCTTCATTATCCTAATATTGACGTGAAGGTTGCTTTGATTCGGGGAACGACAGCAGATGAAAATGGCAATATTACAACCGAGCATGAAGCAGCAAACTTTGAAATATTAGCATTAGCAACTGCAGCGCGGAACAATGGCGGTATTGTCATTGCACAGGTAGAAAATATCGCTAAAGCAGGGGCACTTGATCCAAAGAAAGTTCGAGTTCCTGGCGTGTTGGTCGACTATATTGTCGTATCGGAAAAACCAGAATATCACTCCCAAACAATGGCAAGATACTATCATCCTGCCCTTTCTGGAGAAATGCGTGTGCCGCTTGGCTCGATTGAACCCGTTAAACTAAATGCTAAAAAAATCATTGCTAGACGTGCTGCAATGGAATTATCGCCAAGCTCGATTGTCAACCTGGGAGTTGGTATGCCGGCACTGGTTTCAAATGTTGCAGCCGAAGAAGGGGTTTCAGATGAAATGACCTTAACGGTAGAATTTGGTATTTTCGGCGGAGTACCTGCGAGTGGCTTTGACTTTGGAGCGTCTTATAATCCCGAGGCCATCATTAATCATGATGCCATGTTTGATTTCTATGATGGCGGAGGGCTTGATGCAGCATTCTTAGGCTTGGCTCAGGTTGATCAGTACGGAAACGTCAATGTGAGTCAATTTGGTCCGAAAGTTGTGGGTCCAGGTGGCTTTATTAATATTAGCCAATCCTCCAAAAAGGTTGTATTCATGGGTCAATTTACAGTCGAATCAAAAGAAAAAATAGAAAACAATCAAATGGTGATCACCAATCATGGTAAAGGAAGAAAAATAGTCAACAATGTTGAGCAGATTACCTTCAGCGGCGAGTATGCATCAAAAGCAGGGATTCCTGTTTTATACGTCACGGAAAGAGCGGTTTTTGACGTTGTTGACGGTAAACTAAGACTTATTGAAATCGCACCAGGCCTAGACCTTGAAGAAGATATACTAGCATGGATGGACTTTAGACCATTAATTGATGACAGCTTGAAACCGATGGATCCAAGTATCTTCCAAGAGCAATGGGGGGGACTTAAGGAAATCATTGATGAAAAAAGAAGGAAGAAAGTCTTACAGACTATCGTCTAA
- a CDS encoding osmoprotectant ABC transporter substrate-binding protein, with protein sequence MTNMKKRLFFGLTSLIVFLSACSLPGLSGTSENTIRIGTTNTSESQIIGYMTRYMIEHYTDYQVEMVNNLGSSIVQHQAMTDGQVDITPTRYTGTDLAGALGMEPVKDPVEAMEIVQREFMKRFDQTWFDSYGFENSYAFTVTEDFAAKENLESVSDLERLAPELRLGVDNSWLKRKGDGYDGFVQTYGFKFGETMPMQLGLVYQAVANDEMDVVLAYTSDGRIAAFDLKVLQDDQQFFPPYDTSLVARNDCLRNHPELTDIFQRLVGKINTEKMQELNYEADGLMIEPAIVAQSFLEENHYFE encoded by the coding sequence ATGACAAATATGAAAAAGAGATTATTCTTCGGATTAACGTCTTTAATCGTTTTCTTATCAGCTTGTTCCCTTCCAGGCTTAAGTGGTACAAGTGAAAATACGATTAGGATTGGAACAACCAACACATCTGAATCGCAAATAATTGGATATATGACAAGGTATATGATTGAGCATTATACAGATTACCAGGTGGAAATGGTCAATAACTTAGGCTCTTCTATCGTGCAGCATCAGGCTATGACGGATGGTCAGGTCGATATTACACCAACACGCTATACAGGGACTGATTTAGCAGGAGCACTGGGGATGGAGCCTGTTAAAGATCCGGTAGAGGCCATGGAAATAGTCCAACGGGAATTTATGAAAAGGTTTGACCAGACATGGTTTGATTCCTATGGTTTTGAAAATTCCTATGCTTTTACTGTAACGGAGGATTTTGCTGCAAAGGAAAATCTTGAGTCAGTCTCTGACCTCGAGAGATTAGCGCCTGAATTACGATTAGGAGTTGATAATTCATGGCTGAAGCGGAAGGGTGACGGCTATGACGGCTTCGTTCAAACCTATGGCTTCAAATTTGGGGAAACGATGCCGATGCAGCTTGGTTTAGTCTATCAGGCAGTGGCCAATGATGAAATGGATGTTGTATTAGCCTATACCTCAGATGGACGGATCGCAGCATTTGATTTGAAGGTATTACAGGATGATCAACAGTTTTTCCCACCCTATGATACCTCATTAGTGGCTAGAAATGATTGTTTAAGAAATCACCCTGAGCTGACAGATATCTTTCAGCGCTTGGTCGGTAAAATCAATACAGAAAAAATGCAGGAATTGAACTATGAAGCAGACGGTTTAATGATTGAGCCCGCTATCGTAGCTCAATCCTTTTTAGAGGAAAATCATTATTTTGAGTAA
- a CDS encoding enoyl-CoA hydratase/isomerase family protein, with protein sequence MSIENVVTEYKYLMVEVENKVATVTINRAPVNALNAQVYQELSRIFDVLDANDDVHVVVITGAGEKAFVAGADINEMAGADLVTVVKNNKISRNMFKKVENSTKPVIAALNGLALGGGFELALACDLRVASENAKFAFPEVGLGIIPGGGGTQRLQKIIGQGLAKELLYTGEMFTAEQALSWHIVNKVVPAGEALAAAKELAEKLAKQPPVALQMLKLAVNTGANTDIESGLIIESNSFNTAFSTEDGKEGLVAFTEKRKPNYKGK encoded by the coding sequence ATGAGCATCGAAAATGTAGTAACAGAATACAAGTATTTAATGGTTGAAGTAGAGAACAAAGTAGCAACCGTTACCATTAATCGTGCACCGGTCAATGCTTTAAACGCTCAAGTCTATCAAGAGCTTTCCAGGATATTCGATGTGCTAGATGCAAATGATGATGTGCATGTAGTGGTAATAACTGGAGCAGGTGAAAAAGCCTTTGTAGCAGGTGCGGATATTAACGAGATGGCTGGTGCAGATCTTGTAACGGTTGTAAAAAATAACAAAATATCTCGCAATATGTTCAAAAAGGTGGAGAATTCCACGAAGCCAGTTATTGCGGCACTTAACGGTCTTGCTTTAGGCGGTGGTTTTGAACTGGCGCTAGCCTGTGATCTTCGTGTTGCTTCAGAAAATGCTAAGTTTGCTTTTCCTGAAGTCGGTCTTGGCATTATCCCTGGAGGCGGCGGTACACAGCGATTGCAAAAAATTATTGGACAAGGTCTTGCAAAAGAGCTTCTATACACAGGTGAAATGTTTACAGCAGAGCAAGCTTTAAGCTGGCATATCGTAAACAAAGTGGTCCCAGCAGGTGAAGCGCTAGCTGCTGCAAAGGAATTGGCAGAAAAATTAGCGAAACAGCCGCCAGTTGCTTTACAAATGCTGAAGCTTGCTGTTAACACAGGAGCAAACACCGATATAGAATCTGGACTAATCATTGAAAGTAACAGCTTCAATACAGCCTTTTCCACTGAGGATGGTAAAGAAGGCCTCGTCGCCTTTACTGAAAAAAGAAAACCAAATTACAAAGGTAAATAA
- a CDS encoding 3-hydroxyacyl-CoA dehydrogenase family protein, giving the protein MTIKTVGVVGAGSMGSGIANVFALNGYHVVLRDIEERFVQGGLSRIDKFMSKSVQKGKMTEEAKQEVLSRITLTTDLEDLKDVDLVVEAVLEDMDLKQSVFSQLDEIVREEVILATNTSSLSITEIASATKRADRVAGLHFFNPAQVMKLVEVVRGLNTSDETVAALKEVSEVLKKEVVEVKKDVPGFIVNRIMIPQFIEAIKVLEEGIASKEDIDKAMRYGLNHPMGSFELQDYAGVDIGYHVMEYFQKEFADNRWAPPLLLKNMMRDGRFGKKVGRGFYDYNQEPAKKEKVTK; this is encoded by the coding sequence ATGACGATTAAAACAGTTGGTGTTGTTGGCGCAGGTTCAATGGGATCAGGGATTGCAAATGTATTTGCATTAAATGGATATCATGTTGTATTACGCGATATTGAGGAGCGTTTTGTTCAAGGTGGACTTTCTCGCATTGATAAGTTTATGAGCAAAAGTGTGCAAAAAGGAAAGATGACAGAAGAAGCCAAACAAGAGGTTCTTTCTCGTATCACATTAACAACGGATCTAGAGGATTTGAAGGATGTAGATTTAGTGGTAGAGGCCGTACTGGAAGATATGGATTTAAAACAATCTGTATTCTCGCAGCTAGATGAGATCGTAAGAGAAGAGGTTATTTTAGCAACCAATACTTCCTCCTTATCTATTACAGAAATTGCTTCTGCAACCAAACGTGCCGATCGTGTAGCTGGACTGCATTTCTTCAATCCAGCACAAGTAATGAAGCTCGTTGAGGTTGTTAGAGGGTTAAATACTAGTGATGAAACGGTAGCAGCACTTAAAGAAGTGTCTGAAGTGTTGAAAAAAGAAGTAGTTGAAGTGAAAAAGGACGTTCCTGGTTTCATCGTAAACCGTATTATGATTCCGCAATTTATTGAGGCCATTAAGGTTCTTGAAGAAGGAATTGCATCAAAAGAAGATATTGATAAAGCCATGCGTTACGGCTTAAACCATCCAATGGGCTCCTTCGAGCTTCAGGATTATGCGGGTGTCGATATAGGCTACCATGTAATGGAATATTTCCAAAAGGAATTTGCCGATAATCGCTGGGCACCACCATTATTATTGAAAAATATGATGAGAGATGGTCGTTTCGGTAAAAAGGTCGGCAGAGGCTTCTATGATTATAACCAAGAACCAGCAAAAAAAGAGAAGGTGACAAAATGA